From one Deinococcus fonticola genomic stretch:
- a CDS encoding flagellar assembly protein T N-terminal domain-containing protein, protein MSLRLRTGLLSFLLATSLIGPAPLAAAAPPPSAEQIIQVTGQALITSTTASARQAALDNAIRSAVEQVLGAYVQSSSSLKTTDEFEKFQQQLMKRSDGFGRVVQVLAENQNNNTYTVSVRVAVARPTLEHELKAFLARKGDPRIIVAIPEQILRRPTPDPAAETEIQRALITAGYRVVDLKQAEKNNVRDVVRGTVSAQGLQELATRYQADLLITGEAFAEEYGNVLGQRAYTARLEMKVIDLATAQIIFSDAFTGTGMSATDSVAGKTALQNVAKVAAPNLPKALLTWLSGSGQAASRTFSVRLSGVPSFKVFSETLASLRNTQGVHAALSRQYDAAGTLVEVEFDGSPEDLAVALEDLGLKVTGLSAGEISVSY, encoded by the coding sequence ATGTCATTACGCCTCAGAACAGGGTTGCTCAGTTTTCTGCTGGCGACCTCACTGATCGGGCCGGCCCCCTTGGCGGCAGCCGCTCCGCCGCCGAGCGCCGAGCAGATCATTCAGGTCACCGGACAGGCCCTTATCACCTCGACGACCGCCAGTGCCCGACAGGCAGCGTTGGACAACGCGATCAGAAGCGCCGTAGAGCAGGTGCTGGGGGCTTACGTGCAGTCCTCGAGCTCGTTGAAAACCACCGACGAGTTCGAGAAATTCCAGCAGCAACTCATGAAGCGTTCTGATGGGTTCGGGCGGGTCGTCCAGGTGCTGGCCGAGAACCAGAACAACAACACATACACCGTCTCGGTACGGGTCGCGGTGGCCCGCCCGACGCTAGAGCACGAACTGAAAGCGTTTCTGGCGCGAAAAGGCGACCCACGCATCATCGTCGCCATTCCCGAACAGATTCTGCGTCGCCCCACCCCGGATCCGGCGGCAGAAACCGAGATTCAGCGCGCCCTGATCACCGCGGGATACCGCGTCGTGGATCTGAAACAGGCCGAGAAGAACAATGTCCGCGATGTTGTCCGGGGCACCGTTTCGGCCCAGGGTCTTCAGGAACTGGCCACGCGCTACCAGGCCGACCTGTTGATCACCGGGGAAGCTTTTGCCGAGGAGTACGGCAACGTCCTGGGACAACGCGCCTACACAGCGCGCCTGGAAATGAAAGTCATCGACCTGGCGACCGCACAGATTATTTTCAGCGACGCCTTTACGGGCACCGGCATGTCGGCCACCGATTCCGTCGCCGGAAAAACGGCCTTACAGAATGTCGCCAAGGTCGCCGCACCCAACCTGCCCAAGGCCCTCCTGACCTGGCTCAGCGGCAGTGGGCAGGCGGCTTCCCGCACCTTCAGCGTCCGCCTGAGCGGCGTTCCCAGCTTCAAGGTCTTTAGTGAAACCCTGGCGTCCCTGCGAAATACTCAGGGCGTTCACGCCGCCCTGAGCCGCCAGTACGACGCCGCCGGGACGCTGGTGGAAGTGGAGTTCGACGGTTCGCCGGAAGACCTGGCGGTGGCCCTCGAAGACCTGGGCCTGAAGGTCACCGGCCTCAGCGCGGGCGAAATCTCCGTCTCCTATTAA
- a CDS encoding CsgG/HfaB family protein, translating to MKNTVTVLLTTALLICPTAQAQTAAPATPAPVATAPALPDGQVNIAVGSMKCKAQKCYSGLGDGIADALTTALLNTGKFTVYERENTGQLTEEAFLNGGTDFQGADVLIFGAITQYEPQASSGGLSFMGVSVGKKSSTIAMDLRIVDAKTRRIIGATQVQGKAEGDNFSLSGILPMNVGAQSSPQLEAAISQMLNSAAQQLLLKVPATYYKVQ from the coding sequence ATGAAAAACACCGTGACTGTCCTGCTTACCACTGCCCTGCTGATCTGCCCCACTGCTCAGGCCCAGACCGCTGCTCCGGCCACGCCCGCCCCGGTGGCCACCGCGCCCGCCCTGCCAGACGGACAGGTGAATATTGCCGTGGGCAGCATGAAGTGCAAAGCCCAGAAATGCTACTCGGGGCTCGGGGACGGCATTGCCGACGCCCTTACCACCGCCCTGCTGAACACCGGAAAATTTACCGTCTATGAACGCGAGAACACCGGCCAGTTGACGGAAGAGGCCTTTCTGAACGGCGGCACGGATTTCCAGGGCGCCGACGTGCTGATCTTCGGGGCCATCACGCAGTACGAGCCGCAGGCGTCCAGCGGCGGCCTGTCCTTCATGGGCGTCTCAGTCGGCAAGAAAAGCAGCACCATTGCCATGGACTTGCGCATTGTGGACGCCAAAACCCGCCGCATTATCGGAGCGACCCAGGTTCAGGGAAAAGCTGAGGGCGACAACTTCAGCCTCAGCGGCATTCTGCCCATGAATGTCGGCGCTCAGTCCAGCCCGCAACTGGAGGCCGCCATTTCACAGATGCTGAACAGTGCGGCGCAGCAACTCCTGCTGAAGGTGCCCGCCACCTACTACAAAGTGCAGTAA
- a CDS encoding ankyrin repeat domain-containing protein, translating into MSDAVTDLFAAIHAHNIEGVRLLIEAEPELLTASSPSGLSPVLFAAYYRRPAIVQLLIDAGAPLTLFEAAAAGQTAQVMEELEADPQLLQAFSPDGFTALGLAAFFGHQELTTELLRRGADVHAASRNAMQVQPLHSAVAGNHLGTVQALLQAGADVNAVQQDGFTPLMGAAQNGNTDLVALLLAHGAAPDRRTADDRSAWMLAAQENHEGVLNLLRDAGAEPEENEYDRGGQAGSH; encoded by the coding sequence ATGTCCGACGCCGTCACTGACCTGTTTGCCGCCATTCATGCCCACAACATCGAGGGGGTTCGCCTGCTGATCGAGGCCGAACCCGAATTGCTGACGGCCAGCAGCCCATCGGGCCTTTCGCCGGTGCTGTTCGCAGCCTATTACCGGCGGCCCGCCATCGTGCAACTGCTGATCGATGCGGGCGCGCCGCTGACGCTGTTCGAGGCGGCCGCCGCCGGCCAGACGGCGCAGGTCATGGAGGAGCTGGAGGCCGACCCGCAGCTGTTGCAGGCTTTCAGCCCGGACGGCTTCACGGCGCTGGGCCTGGCGGCCTTTTTCGGGCATCAGGAACTGACTACGGAACTGCTGCGGCGCGGCGCGGACGTACACGCGGCCAGCCGCAACGCCATGCAGGTGCAGCCGCTCCACTCGGCTGTGGCCGGCAACCACCTGGGTACCGTGCAGGCGCTCCTGCAGGCGGGCGCGGACGTGAACGCCGTGCAGCAGGACGGCTTCACCCCGTTGATGGGCGCGGCGCAGAACGGCAACACCGACCTGGTGGCGCTTCTGCTCGCGCACGGGGCGGCCCCGGACAGGCGCACCGCCGATGACCGCAGCGCCTGGATGCTGGCCGCCCAGGAGAACCATGAGGGCGTCCTGAACCTCCTGCGAGACGCCGGCGCCGAACCTGAAGAAAACGAGTATGACAGGGGGGGCCAGGCTGGTTCACACTGA
- a CDS encoding acetyl-CoA C-acetyltransferase: MTKMVIVAAKRTPIGSFMGGLKDVSAAELGIAAARGVLDGVKGEDIADVIVGNVLQAGQGMNVARQIGRGAGLPDSVPGITVNRMCGSGLQAVVSAMQGLKAGDGQLYLAGGTESMSRAPYLLPKAREGYRLGHGEVQDSILVDGLTDVFGKYHMGITAENIAEQWNLTREMQDAFALESQNRAAAAQEGGHFADELVSVEVPSRKGPVTFDRDEYPRATTAEALAKLKPAFKKEGTVTAGNASGINDGAAMLVIATEEYAQANGLPILAEIVSYANIGVDPSIMGIGPARAVPVALEKAGMTVADVDLFELNEAFSAQSLAVVHDLKADPAKVNITGGAISLGHPIGASGARVLVTLIHQLRRTGQQTGVASLCIGGGMGIGMVIQAR; this comes from the coding sequence ATGACAAAAATGGTGATCGTGGCGGCCAAACGCACGCCCATCGGGAGTTTCATGGGCGGCCTCAAGGACGTGTCCGCCGCCGAACTGGGCATCGCGGCGGCCCGGGGTGTGCTGGACGGCGTGAAGGGCGAGGACATCGCGGACGTGATCGTGGGCAACGTCCTGCAGGCGGGACAGGGCATGAATGTCGCCCGGCAGATCGGGCGCGGCGCGGGCCTGCCGGACAGCGTGCCTGGCATCACCGTGAACCGCATGTGCGGCAGCGGCCTGCAGGCCGTGGTCAGCGCCATGCAGGGCCTGAAAGCCGGCGACGGGCAACTCTACCTGGCGGGCGGCACCGAGAGCATGTCCCGCGCCCCGTACCTGCTTCCCAAGGCCCGTGAAGGCTACCGCCTGGGGCACGGCGAGGTGCAGGACAGCATTCTGGTCGACGGCCTGACCGACGTGTTCGGCAAGTACCACATGGGCATCACCGCCGAGAACATCGCCGAGCAGTGGAACCTGACCCGCGAAATGCAGGACGCCTTCGCGCTGGAAAGCCAGAATCGCGCCGCCGCCGCGCAGGAAGGCGGTCACTTCGCCGACGAACTGGTCAGCGTGGAGGTGCCCAGCCGCAAAGGCCCCGTCACCTTCGACCGGGACGAGTACCCCCGCGCCACCACCGCCGAGGCGCTGGCAAAACTGAAACCCGCCTTCAAGAAGGAGGGTACGGTGACTGCCGGGAACGCCAGCGGTATCAACGACGGCGCGGCCATGCTGGTCATCGCCACCGAGGAGTACGCCCAGGCGAACGGCCTGCCCATCCTCGCCGAAATCGTTTCCTACGCCAACATCGGCGTCGATCCCAGCATCATGGGCATCGGCCCCGCCCGCGCCGTTCCCGTCGCGCTGGAAAAGGCCGGCATGACTGTCGCAGATGTCGACCTGTTCGAGCTGAACGAAGCCTTCTCGGCCCAGAGCCTCGCCGTCGTGCACGACCTGAAAGCCGACCCTGCCAAAGTCAACATCACCGGCGGCGCCATTTCGCTGGGGCACCCCATCGGGGCGAGCGGCGCCCGAGTGCTGGTGACCCTGATCCACCAGCTGCGCCGCACCGGCCAGCAAACTGGCGTCGCCAGCCTGTGCATCGGCGGCGGCATGGGCATCGGCATGGTGATTCAGGCGCGCTGA
- a CDS encoding DUF2975 domain-containing protein, translating into MSPSLSTSLPLRLLELLIGLFMLLTALGVIFTLVRILGGYSFSLTINDQAIKNPAGWMYGLFVLLSLVVEWMAWLLLRVIRRARQGQIFSLANVHDLRLLGFVALLWWPAPLLLQPLITGELRAGGDINTSSLLSSPLTAALILFVFAEVLREGMRLRESEQHLREEQELTI; encoded by the coding sequence ATGTCCCCCAGCCTGTCCACTTCCCTCCCACTCCGGCTACTGGAACTCCTGATTGGTCTGTTCATGCTCCTGACCGCCCTGGGCGTGATTTTCACGCTGGTGAGAATCCTAGGCGGATATTCCTTCAGCCTCACGATCAATGACCAGGCCATTAAGAATCCCGCCGGGTGGATGTACGGCCTGTTCGTGCTGCTTTCGCTGGTGGTGGAATGGATGGCGTGGCTGCTGCTGCGCGTCATTCGGCGGGCGCGACAGGGACAGATTTTCTCGCTGGCGAACGTCCATGACCTGCGCCTGCTGGGCTTCGTGGCGCTACTGTGGTGGCCCGCGCCGCTGCTGCTTCAGCCACTCATCACCGGGGAACTCCGCGCTGGCGGCGACATCAACACCAGCAGCCTGCTCAGCTCCCCGCTGACGGCGGCCCTGATTCTTTTCGTGTTCGCTGAGGTGCTGCGCGAAGGCATGCGCCTGCGTGAATCCGAACAGCACCTGCGCGAAGAACAGGAACTGACGATCTGA
- a CDS encoding helix-turn-helix domain-containing protein produces the protein MPIRVNLDRMLEKRGMTLSELSTRVDITLANLSILKTGKARAMRFSTLDAICRTLECQPGDLLEWVDGPPDPDE, from the coding sequence ATGCCCATTCGCGTGAACCTCGACCGGATGCTGGAGAAACGGGGCATGACCCTCTCGGAACTGTCCACGCGCGTGGACATTACCCTGGCGAACCTCAGCATCTTGAAAACCGGGAAGGCCCGCGCCATGCGCTTTAGCACGCTGGACGCCATTTGCCGCACCCTGGAATGCCAGCCCGGAGACCTGCTGGAGTGGGTGGACGGCCCACCTGACCCGGACGAGTAA
- a CDS encoding DMT family transporter, with the protein MSPHVRGMLLLVLVTAIWGSTFAVVKQLTAELPPSVLIAWRFLIATLALLPMLLVQRSKTNAVGESLTSAARPSLWRDGFILGAWLIAGYGTQTVALQTTTANRAAFFTALSVVLVPVWLVTTQRRRMPLTLWVALPLAVAGLGLLSWEGGAFVVGDAWAIACAVTYAAFIVTLERMAHRHQPLPFTLAQLAGVTVLAWVWAFLATPGQLMPPPDAWLPLLYLGVVATAVTTLLQTIGQRHVSAAEASLIYALEPVTASLFSFFLIGERVGLRGFMGGALVVLATVLSTKNDPQPHAELPTPAAED; encoded by the coding sequence ATGAGTCCTCATGTGCGCGGCATGCTGCTGCTGGTGCTGGTCACGGCCATCTGGGGCAGTACCTTCGCAGTGGTCAAGCAGCTGACGGCCGAACTGCCCCCGTCCGTTTTGATCGCCTGGCGCTTTCTGATCGCCACGCTGGCGCTGCTGCCCATGCTGCTGGTGCAACGCTCGAAAACAAATGCGGTGGGGGAGAGCTTGACGTCTGCGGCCCGGCCTTCGCTGTGGCGCGACGGCTTCATTCTGGGCGCGTGGCTGATCGCCGGGTACGGCACGCAGACGGTCGCCCTGCAAACGACCACCGCCAACCGCGCCGCTTTCTTCACGGCCCTCAGCGTGGTGCTGGTGCCGGTGTGGCTGGTCACCACGCAGCGCCGCCGCATGCCCCTGACGCTGTGGGTGGCGTTGCCGCTGGCGGTGGCCGGCTTGGGTCTGCTTTCCTGGGAAGGCGGGGCCTTCGTCGTCGGGGACGCCTGGGCCATCGCCTGCGCAGTGACCTACGCGGCCTTCATCGTCACGCTGGAGCGCATGGCGCACCGCCACCAACCCCTGCCATTCACGCTGGCGCAACTGGCCGGAGTTACTGTCCTGGCGTGGGTGTGGGCCTTCCTGGCCACGCCCGGTCAGCTCATGCCGCCCCCGGACGCCTGGCTTCCACTGCTGTACCTGGGCGTGGTCGCCACCGCCGTGACCACCCTCCTTCAGACCATCGGGCAGCGGCACGTGAGCGCCGCCGAAGCCAGCCTGATCTACGCGCTGGAACCAGTGACGGCCAGCCTCTTCAGCTTCTTCCTGATTGGTGAGCGGGTGGGGTTGCGTGGCTTCATGGGCGGGGCGCTGGTGGTGCTGGCCACGGTGCTGAGTACGAAGAACGACCCGCAACCGCACGCGGAACTGCCCACGCCCGCTGCCGAGGACTGA
- a CDS encoding isopeptide-forming domain-containing fimbrial protein yields the protein MPALGFLSLSAYAQTNTAISATPRFQQSGRLDYVALGASFRTNNGNSGSVCTIKTGNSTTATGSASNSNNEVVANNATLLGSNRSAAQVVPAGSTIKAAYLYWAASQNSDTVASADNQVTLTVGGVASTVTASRVWTGTNSNGGSMGAFADVTSLMPTVTAANSAVRMDGLSIQINGSQCGSATVHGAWALYVVYEHPGLSSRLISFYDGLEYIGGSAGIASKSITASGFSVPNASSLDRVSKVSVMVADGDHNATGDSLALKSDLSTAATVQSSTDRTSTNFFVGLVSNQSEDGTVTQQTGSTNTSASATGGLDIATLMAPTSVIPAGTSTITATIDSASGELLIAHSLVLMANNSNANVRIVKALEGAATTYRVGDSLKYLLTVDNSQGAYEALNVVTTDTLPKGLTYGSTEISYDGGSTWAALSGVTSSVNASTGVTSITLPAIRRLDNDGKVWGGTNAIASQLGSQNVRYRLTVTANGDVLGSLNNTVSVTTGSAESITSDNTSSAAVTIVTPSAALSVTKVADQALIRYPLASGTTRLRYTITVTNTSGVTATGVQVTDTLPASLPYADTESGNTPPTTRSGQTLTWNLGTLAPNASSAVVVYVDVPAASSLEAAAGQAQSAIVNTASVQAGNAPSASGSVPVNTLYTRLFKQVRNLGPQGSLTPAWASAATGLPGDVLEYCINVANLGSTSLSNYRVSDMVPANTQLVAGSASLRQGVMDAPGAAVAGVTVSETATTDAVGRPTTLLQTSALTLAPGAQVVLCFRAAIK from the coding sequence TTGCCTGCCTTGGGCTTTCTGAGCCTATCGGCCTACGCCCAGACCAATACGGCGATCAGCGCTACTCCCCGCTTTCAGCAGTCGGGGCGGCTCGATTACGTGGCGCTGGGAGCCAGCTTCCGAACCAATAACGGCAATAGCGGCAGCGTCTGCACCATCAAAACTGGCAACAGTACGACGGCCACGGGCAGCGCCAGCAACAGCAACAACGAAGTCGTGGCCAACAACGCGACCCTGCTGGGCTCGAACCGTTCGGCGGCCCAGGTGGTTCCGGCCGGCTCGACCATCAAGGCTGCTTACCTGTACTGGGCCGCCTCGCAGAACAGTGACACGGTGGCCAGTGCCGACAACCAGGTGACCCTCACGGTCGGTGGGGTGGCCAGCACAGTCACCGCCAGCCGGGTGTGGACCGGAACCAACAGCAACGGCGGAAGCATGGGCGCTTTTGCCGACGTGACCAGCCTCATGCCCACGGTGACGGCGGCCAACAGCGCCGTGCGGATGGATGGGCTGAGCATCCAGATCAATGGTTCTCAGTGTGGAAGCGCCACAGTGCATGGAGCCTGGGCGCTATACGTGGTCTACGAGCATCCCGGCTTAAGCTCCAGGCTCATCTCCTTTTACGATGGCCTGGAGTATATCGGCGGCAGCGCGGGAATCGCCAGCAAAAGCATCACGGCCAGCGGCTTCAGTGTTCCTAACGCCAGCAGCCTTGACCGCGTCTCGAAGGTCAGCGTCATGGTGGCCGACGGGGATCACAACGCCACGGGGGACAGCCTGGCGCTGAAATCGGATCTGAGTACCGCTGCGACGGTGCAGAGTTCGACCGACCGTACCAGCACTAACTTTTTTGTGGGTCTGGTGTCTAATCAGTCCGAGGACGGTACAGTGACGCAGCAGACCGGCTCCACAAATACTTCTGCCTCGGCGACAGGTGGGCTGGATATTGCCACGCTGATGGCCCCCACCAGCGTGATCCCGGCCGGCACCAGCACCATCACGGCCACCATCGACTCTGCATCCGGCGAACTGCTGATTGCCCACAGCCTGGTGCTGATGGCGAACAACTCGAACGCCAACGTCCGTATTGTCAAGGCGCTGGAAGGCGCGGCCACGACCTACCGCGTGGGCGACTCTCTGAAATACCTCCTGACCGTCGACAACAGCCAGGGAGCCTACGAAGCCCTCAATGTAGTGACCACCGACACGCTGCCCAAGGGGTTGACCTACGGCAGTACCGAGATCAGTTACGACGGCGGCAGCACCTGGGCCGCCCTGTCCGGCGTGACCAGCAGTGTCAACGCCTCGACCGGCGTCACCTCTATCACGCTGCCGGCCATCCGCCGACTGGACAACGACGGCAAGGTCTGGGGAGGTACCAATGCCATCGCCAGCCAGCTCGGCTCCCAGAATGTGCGCTACCGCCTCACGGTCACGGCCAACGGCGACGTTCTGGGCAGCCTGAACAACACGGTCAGCGTCACAACGGGCAGCGCCGAAAGCATAACCAGCGACAACACCAGCAGCGCCGCAGTGACCATCGTGACGCCCAGCGCGGCCCTGAGCGTGACCAAGGTGGCCGATCAGGCGCTGATCCGGTATCCGCTGGCTTCCGGCACAACCAGGCTGCGCTACACCATCACGGTGACGAACACCAGCGGCGTGACGGCCACGGGCGTGCAGGTCACCGATACCCTGCCCGCCAGCCTGCCCTACGCCGACACGGAAAGTGGCAATACGCCGCCCACCACCCGCAGCGGCCAGACGCTGACCTGGAACCTGGGGACGCTGGCTCCGAATGCCAGCAGCGCAGTGGTGGTGTATGTCGACGTACCCGCGGCCAGCAGCCTGGAAGCGGCGGCCGGTCAGGCCCAGAGCGCCATCGTGAACACGGCCAGCGTGCAGGCCGGCAACGCCCCCAGCGCCTCCGGCTCGGTTCCGGTGAACACGCTCTATACCCGGCTGTTCAAGCAGGTGCGTAACCTCGGTCCGCAGGGCAGCCTGACCCCGGCCTGGGCCAGCGCCGCCACCGGCCTGCCCGGAGACGTGCTGGAATACTGCATCAACGTGGCCAATCTGGGCAGCACCAGCCTCTCCAACTACCGCGTCAGCGACATGGTGCCGGCCAATACCCAGCTCGTGGCCGGCAGTGCGAGCCTCCGTCAGGGCGTCATGGACGCCCCAGGTGCGGCCGTCGCCGGGGTGACGGTGAGCGAGACTGCGACCACCGACGCGGTGGGCCGCCCAACCACGCTGCTCCAGACGAGTGCGTTGACGCTCGCGCCGGGTGCCCAGGTCGTCCTCTGCTTCCGCGCGGCCATCAAATAG